The following proteins come from a genomic window of Azoarcus sp. PA01:
- a CDS encoding glutathione-dependent formaldehyde dehydrogenase: MKALCWHGKKDVRCDTVPDPRIEDPRDAIVKVTSCAICGSDLHLYDGFMMGMESGDILGHEFMGEVVEVGAADHRLKVGDRVVVPFTICCGECEQCRRGNFSVCERSNRNKALADKTFGHSTAGLFGYTHLTGGYAGGQAEYVRVPYADVAPVKITSGLSDDQVLFLGDILPTGWQAAVQCDIQPTDTVAIWGAGPVGQFAIRSAVLLGATQVIAIDRVPERLGMAQAGGATTINCDDESVVERLSELTGGKGPEKCIDAVGMEAHATQSLDSLYDRAKQAIMLETDRPHVLREMIYVCRPAGTLSVPGVYGGLIDKLPFGALMNKGLTLRTGQTHVNRWTADLLRRIEEGQIDPTFVVTHVAALEDGPELYKTFRDKKDGCIKVVLKP, from the coding sequence ATGAAAGCACTTTGCTGGCATGGCAAGAAGGACGTTCGCTGCGACACCGTTCCCGACCCCCGCATCGAGGATCCGCGCGATGCGATCGTCAAGGTGACGAGCTGCGCGATCTGCGGTTCGGATCTTCATCTTTACGACGGCTTCATGATGGGCATGGAGTCCGGGGACATCCTCGGCCACGAGTTCATGGGCGAAGTCGTCGAGGTCGGCGCGGCGGACCACCGCCTCAAGGTCGGCGATCGCGTTGTCGTGCCCTTCACGATCTGCTGCGGCGAATGCGAGCAGTGCCGCCGCGGCAACTTTTCCGTCTGCGAACGCAGCAACCGCAACAAGGCGCTCGCCGACAAGACGTTCGGACATTCGACCGCGGGGCTTTTCGGCTACACCCACCTGACCGGCGGTTATGCGGGCGGGCAGGCCGAATACGTGCGCGTGCCGTACGCCGACGTCGCGCCGGTGAAGATCACGAGCGGACTTTCCGACGACCAGGTGCTGTTCCTCGGCGACATCCTGCCGACCGGCTGGCAGGCGGCGGTGCAATGCGACATCCAGCCGACCGACACGGTCGCGATCTGGGGCGCGGGGCCGGTCGGGCAGTTCGCGATCCGCAGCGCGGTGCTGCTCGGCGCGACGCAGGTCATCGCGATCGACCGCGTCCCCGAACGCCTCGGCATGGCGCAGGCCGGGGGGGCGACGACGATCAACTGCGACGACGAGAGCGTCGTCGAGCGGCTCAGCGAGCTGACCGGCGGCAAGGGGCCGGAGAAGTGCATCGACGCGGTCGGCATGGAAGCCCACGCGACGCAGTCGCTCGACTCGCTGTACGACCGCGCGAAGCAGGCGATCATGCTCGAAACCGACCGGCCGCATGTGCTGCGCGAGATGATCTACGTGTGCCGCCCGGCCGGCACGCTGTCGGTGCCGGGCGTGTATGGCGGGCTGATCGACAAGCTGCCGTTCGGCGCGCTGATGAACAAGGGGCTGACGCTGCGCACCGGCCAGACCCACGTCAATCGCTGGACGGCCGATCTGCTGCGCCGCATCGAGGAAGGGCAGATCGACCCGACTTTCGTCGTCACGCACGTTGCCGCGCTCGAGGACGGGCCGGAACTGTACAAGACGTTTCGCGACAAGAAGGACGGCTGCATCAAGGTCGTCCTGAAGCCCTGA
- a CDS encoding DUF4399 domain-containing protein, whose amino-acid sequence MHKPIHKLFIAAAFLLLTEGAVAGSTAAPTNAYLYIGWPNDGQVLPAGRPFKVWFGLRNMGVAPKDVSFPNTGHHHLLIDADLPSPDQEIPSDRNHLHFGAGETETTLELPPGRHTLQLLMGDDKHVPHNPPVYSRKITITVR is encoded by the coding sequence ATGCACAAGCCCATACACAAGCTGTTCATCGCCGCCGCGTTCCTGCTGCTCACCGAGGGCGCCGTCGCCGGCAGCACCGCTGCGCCGACCAATGCCTATCTTTACATCGGCTGGCCCAACGATGGCCAGGTCCTGCCTGCCGGACGGCCGTTCAAAGTGTGGTTCGGGCTGCGCAACATGGGCGTCGCGCCGAAGGACGTCAGCTTCCCGAACACCGGCCACCATCACCTGCTGATCGACGCCGATCTGCCATCGCCGGACCAGGAAATTCCTTCCGACCGCAACCACCTGCATTTCGGTGCCGGGGAAACGGAAACGACGCTGGAACTGCCGCCGGGCCGGCACACGCTGCAGTTGCTGATGGGCGACGACAAACACGTTCCACACAACCCGCCGGTATATTCGAGGAAGATCACGATCACCGTGCGGTGA
- a CDS encoding YihY/virulence factor BrkB family protein, with product MKKVLGYWFGVLRRAVNYWLDSDAFIHAAALAFFTVFSVAPVVIIVVSIVGAVLGEDAARGQIATQLEQAIGPEAAEAVQTAVASSRLEASGLLPTLVGIGAMLFGATTVFAQMQRSLNAIWGVMAKPSRSSVFLLVKARLLSLMVVLAIGFVLLVSLLLSVILNSIIAFASDWLPVPAPLLAGVEMLVSLAVVTLLFGTIFRVLPDVILRWKDVALGAFVTAALFTFGRSLIALYLAKTAPASTYGAAGSLVLLLLWVNYSSLILLFGAAFTRAHRECRGLPVRPRHSAVLVHTEVVEEKVSDLEGRPPPQPPSSA from the coding sequence ATGAAGAAAGTACTCGGCTACTGGTTCGGCGTGCTGCGCCGCGCGGTGAATTACTGGCTCGACAGCGACGCGTTCATCCACGCCGCAGCGCTCGCGTTCTTCACCGTGTTCTCGGTTGCCCCGGTCGTCATCATCGTCGTCAGCATCGTCGGCGCGGTGCTCGGCGAGGACGCCGCGCGCGGCCAGATCGCCACGCAGCTCGAACAGGCGATCGGCCCGGAAGCCGCCGAAGCGGTGCAGACCGCCGTCGCAAGCAGCCGGCTCGAAGCCAGCGGCCTGTTGCCGACGCTCGTCGGCATCGGCGCGATGCTGTTTGGTGCGACGACCGTGTTCGCGCAGATGCAGCGCTCGCTGAACGCGATCTGGGGAGTGATGGCGAAACCGTCGCGCAGCAGCGTCTTCCTGCTCGTCAAGGCGCGCCTGCTGTCGCTGATGGTGGTGCTGGCGATCGGCTTCGTGCTGCTGGTATCGCTGCTGCTGAGCGTGATCCTGAACTCGATCATCGCCTTCGCGAGCGACTGGCTCCCGGTGCCGGCGCCATTGCTCGCCGGCGTCGAGATGTTGGTGTCGCTCGCAGTCGTCACGCTGCTGTTCGGGACGATCTTCCGCGTGTTGCCGGACGTGATCCTGCGCTGGAAGGACGTCGCGCTCGGCGCCTTCGTCACGGCGGCGCTGTTCACGTTCGGCCGGTCGCTGATTGCGCTGTATCTGGCGAAGACGGCACCGGCTTCGACGTACGGCGCCGCGGGCTCGCTGGTGCTGCTGCTGTTATGGGTGAACTATTCGTCGCTGATCCTGCTGTTCGGCGCGGCGTTCACGCGCGCGCACCGCGAATGCCGCGGACTGCCGGTCCGGCCGCGCCATTCGGCGGTGCTGGTGCATACCGAAGTGGTCGAGGAAAAAGTTTCCGACCTCGAAGGCCGACCGCCGCCGCAACCGCCGTCGTCGGCGTGA
- a CDS encoding carbonic anhydrase family protein, which produces MRDLQKVAHDVVAATAAVIDDSTIGSPVRLAAVALQAPAEPPPKAPSSTVRAPVASTAPLPEAKPKVKPEPEPEPEPVPEPVPVTVAELRAAQASRPALPKTLPAAGVPVASDAAWSYEGATGPEHWGRLRADWSLCADGRRQSPIELGGGVAVDLEALRFDYRETQFHITDTGRTLEVRVGEGMGVEIRGRRYELEHLEFHRPSLARVGGQASDMAVHFHHRDAAGRTAVVAVLLEGAAGEHPLIQALWNSLPLERGSSYAPASPIELASLLPASPAHYLYAGSLVTPPCTEGVVWAVMKEPVKISAEQVRVFARLYPRNGRPIQPLNGRLVLESR; this is translated from the coding sequence GTGCGCGACCTGCAAAAAGTTGCGCACGATGTCGTCGCCGCGACGGCGGCCGTGATCGACGATTCGACGATCGGCTCCCCGGTCAGGCTCGCAGCGGTCGCCCTGCAGGCGCCTGCGGAACCGCCACCGAAAGCGCCGTCCTCAACGGTACGTGCCCCCGTCGCTTCGACTGCACCCCTGCCCGAAGCGAAACCGAAAGTGAAGCCAGAGCCCGAACCAGAGCCGGAACCCGTGCCGGAACCCGTGCCGGTAACGGTGGCGGAGTTGCGTGCGGCGCAGGCTTCGCGGCCAGCGCTCCCGAAGACTCTGCCAGCCGCCGGGGTTCCCGTCGCGAGCGATGCGGCCTGGAGCTACGAAGGCGCGACGGGCCCGGAGCACTGGGGCAGGCTGCGGGCGGACTGGTCGCTGTGTGCCGACGGTCGGCGCCAGTCGCCGATCGAGCTGGGCGGCGGCGTCGCCGTCGATCTCGAGGCGCTGCGTTTCGATTACCGGGAGACGCAGTTTCACATCACCGACACGGGGCGCACGCTCGAAGTGCGGGTCGGCGAAGGCATGGGCGTCGAGATCCGTGGCCGGCGATATGAACTCGAGCATCTCGAGTTCCACCGTCCATCACTCGCACGCGTGGGCGGGCAGGCGTCCGACATGGCAGTGCATTTCCATCATCGCGACGCGGCCGGACGCACCGCCGTTGTCGCGGTGCTGCTCGAAGGCGCCGCTGGCGAACATCCGCTGATTCAGGCACTGTGGAACAGCCTGCCCCTGGAGCGCGGCAGCAGCTACGCACCGGCGTCGCCGATCGAGCTCGCCAGCCTCCTGCCGGCCAGTCCCGCCCACTACCTGTACGCCGGATCGCTGGTCACGCCGCCTTGCACCGAAGGCGTCGTGTGGGCAGTCATGAAGGAGCCGGTGAAGATATCGGCGGAGCAGGTGCGCGTCTTCGCGCGTCTTTATCCACGCAACGGACGGCCGATCCAGCCGCTCAACGGCCGCCTGGTGCTCGAGTCGCGCTGA
- a CDS encoding hemerythrin domain-containing protein, which yields MNPLMRKLSPSATHMIRTDHSHVLSVFHQYETDTSPQTKKALVNSACLSLEIHAQLEEEILYPAMRQAMAESATVDKSVGEHEEMRRLITQLRGMEPTDPQYDETFMSLMRDVLHHAAEEETIMLPKAERLLGNRLSELGAEMMKRRLELSAPHAGEIAMNGVRTMHTGTLVMTTGAAVAGAYLLKKVFERGHHHA from the coding sequence ATGAACCCGCTGATGCGCAAACTCTCGCCGAGTGCGACGCACATGATCCGTACCGACCACTCGCACGTGCTGTCGGTCTTCCATCAGTACGAAACCGACACTTCGCCGCAGACGAAGAAAGCGCTCGTGAACAGCGCGTGCCTGTCGCTCGAGATCCACGCCCAGCTCGAGGAAGAAATCCTTTACCCGGCAATGCGGCAGGCGATGGCCGAAAGCGCGACGGTGGACAAGTCCGTCGGCGAGCACGAGGAAATGCGGCGCCTGATCACGCAGCTGCGCGGCATGGAGCCGACCGACCCGCAATACGACGAGACTTTCATGAGCCTGATGCGTGATGTGCTGCACCACGCCGCCGAGGAAGAGACGATCATGCTGCCGAAAGCCGAACGCCTGCTCGGCAACCGGCTCAGCGAACTCGGCGCGGAAATGATGAAGCGCCGGCTCGAACTGTCCGCGCCGCACGCGGGCGAGATCGCGATGAACGGCGTGCGCACGATGCACACCGGCACGCTGGTAATGACGACCGGTGCGGCGGTCGCCGGCGCGTACCTCCTCAAGAAAGTGTTCGAGCGCGGTCACCATCACGCGTGA
- a CDS encoding DUF4399 domain-containing protein, with translation MAIGPAPASAAGTPSPKDAEAYIIWPPDGAVISGGKLWVRMGLRNMGVCPKGVELPNVGHHHLLIDTELSTDGQIPLDRNHVHFGAGETEARIELPPGKHTLQLLMGDHNHEPHDPPVHSKKISITVR, from the coding sequence ATGGCAATCGGGCCCGCGCCCGCCTCCGCAGCCGGGACACCCTCGCCGAAAGATGCCGAGGCCTACATCATCTGGCCGCCGGATGGCGCCGTCATCAGTGGCGGCAAGCTGTGGGTGCGCATGGGGCTGCGCAACATGGGCGTGTGCCCGAAAGGCGTCGAACTGCCCAACGTGGGTCATCATCATCTGCTCATCGATACCGAACTCTCCACCGACGGGCAGATTCCGCTGGACCGGAATCACGTGCATTTCGGCGCCGGCGAAACCGAGGCGCGCATCGAGCTTCCGCCCGGCAAGCACACGCTGCAGCTGCTGATGGGCGATCACAACCACGAGCCGCACGATCCCCCTGTGCATTCGAAGAAGATATCGATCACGGTGCGCTGA